From one Streptomyces sp. N50 genomic stretch:
- a CDS encoding TetR/AcrR family transcriptional regulator, protein MTSQAEDAPDTVAASRRSKITPEREREFFDAVLEQIRECGYDSVSMEGVASSTRCSKSTLYRQWGTKPQFVAAALRANRRVHFTGIDTGSLAEDLRQAARAAGAWSAKDTKLVSALGHAVIQDSELAQAVREALVHPEIAALEDILRRGVERGEIPADHPALPYVPAQIFGVLRARPVLEGCYADPDYLVRFVEAAVLPALGLAGSP, encoded by the coding sequence ATGACGTCGCAGGCTGAGGACGCACCGGACACGGTCGCCGCCTCGCGCCGCTCCAAGATCACGCCGGAGCGTGAGCGGGAGTTCTTCGACGCCGTGCTCGAACAGATCCGGGAATGCGGGTACGACTCCGTCAGCATGGAGGGCGTCGCCAGCAGCACCCGGTGCAGCAAGTCCACGCTCTACCGGCAGTGGGGGACCAAGCCCCAGTTCGTCGCGGCCGCGCTGCGCGCCAACCGCCGGGTGCACTTCACCGGCATCGACACGGGATCGCTCGCGGAGGACCTGAGGCAGGCCGCGCGGGCGGCGGGCGCCTGGTCGGCGAAGGACACGAAACTCGTCTCGGCGCTCGGCCACGCCGTCATCCAGGACAGTGAACTCGCCCAGGCGGTACGGGAAGCGCTCGTCCATCCCGAGATCGCCGCGCTGGAGGACATCCTGCGTCGCGGTGTGGAGCGCGGCGAGATCCCGGCCGACCATCCGGCCCTGCCGTACGTACCCGCCCAGATCTTCGGCGTCCTGCGGGCCCGGCCGGTCCTGGAGGGTTGTTACGCCGACCCCGACTACCTCGTCAGATTCGTGGAGGCCGCGGTGCTGCCCGCACTCGGGCTCGCCGGGTCACCCTGA
- a CDS encoding DUF2510 domain-containing protein: protein MTQVTPPGWYPDPGQTNDGPAAERWWDGKAWTDRTRPAGSGAEWGPPTEPPYGGAYPAYPAAPPAAPRRNLRTGIAVAVAVAVLTAIGVGAYALSNDGSGNGTQANPQQAPNGQGGVGGQGGPEGQGGTGGSGGTGGQSDPFGGSGGTGGSGGAGGATPAPSQSAEPKVKAGGTVIDSLDGISFTVPSDWYGQVIQIGAQVTSNTSYKCPGNTSQTCTNGGAYSSPAVVLGTKGSTAEAVAKADIAANAKESYGGTTYGSITSHEVLASKAVTVAGQKGYLVRWKAVTSKGADGYVESLAFPSPASTGQIVVVRFGVDVGQKQSVIDEITSNIKVASGTGGDGQKI, encoded by the coding sequence ATGACGCAGGTGACTCCCCCCGGGTGGTACCCCGATCCCGGGCAGACGAATGACGGTCCCGCCGCCGAGCGCTGGTGGGACGGCAAGGCATGGACGGACCGCACCCGCCCCGCCGGGTCGGGCGCCGAATGGGGTCCCCCGACGGAGCCGCCGTACGGCGGGGCGTACCCGGCGTATCCCGCCGCGCCCCCGGCCGCGCCGCGCCGCAATCTGCGCACGGGCATAGCCGTGGCGGTGGCCGTGGCGGTCCTCACGGCCATCGGTGTCGGCGCCTACGCGCTGTCCAACGACGGCAGCGGGAACGGCACCCAGGCCAACCCGCAGCAGGCGCCGAACGGTCAGGGCGGCGTCGGCGGCCAGGGCGGCCCCGAGGGACAGGGCGGCACGGGCGGTTCCGGCGGTACGGGCGGCCAGAGCGATCCGTTCGGCGGGTCCGGCGGGACGGGTGGTTCCGGTGGCGCGGGCGGTGCGACGCCCGCTCCGAGCCAGTCGGCGGAACCGAAGGTCAAGGCCGGCGGCACCGTCATCGACTCCCTCGACGGCATCAGCTTCACCGTGCCGTCCGACTGGTACGGCCAGGTCATCCAGATCGGCGCGCAGGTCACGTCGAACACCTCGTACAAGTGCCCCGGCAACACCTCCCAGACCTGCACCAACGGCGGGGCGTACTCCTCGCCCGCGGTGGTCCTGGGCACGAAGGGCAGCACGGCGGAGGCGGTCGCCAAGGCGGACATCGCCGCCAACGCGAAGGAGTCCTACGGCGGTACGACCTACGGCAGCATCACCTCCCACGAGGTCCTCGCCTCCAAGGCCGTGACCGTGGCCGGGCAGAAGGGCTATCTGGTCCGCTGGAAGGCGGTCACCAGCAAGGGCGCCGACGGCTATGTCGAATCGCTCGCGTTCCCGTCGCCGGCCAGTACCGGTCAGATCGTCGTGGTCCGCTTCGGTGTCGACGTGGGCCAGAAGCAGTCCGTGATCGACGAGATCACCTCGAACATCAAGGTGGCCTCGGGTACCGGCGGCGACGGACAGAAGATCTGA
- a CDS encoding anhydro-N-acetylmuramic acid kinase yields the protein MRVIGLMSGTSYDAIDAAAADLSLVGDSVVLEPLGMVSEPYDEELREALAAALPPAATTLAEVCRLDTLIGQAFAAAAVRANAELCGGRAELVASHGQTGHHWVEGGAVRGTLQLGQPAWIAEATGLSVVADFRPRDIAAGGQGAPLVSLVDLLWLRGRPGNPVALNLGGIANLTAPDGTAFDTGPACALIDAAARGFSGGRLAYDAEGALAARGTVHDSLLERLSSEPYYTLPAPKTTGKELFHLGYLQDALAGLGTLPAEDVIATLTLLTARTVADAVRSVAATEVIASGGGTRNPVLMALLAAELPGVPLRTSDELGLPSAAKEAYAFAVLGFLTAHGLPGTVPASTGARHPSVLGSVTPGRRGVRLPPAAEHSPVRLVLG from the coding sequence ATGCGGGTGATCGGGCTGATGTCCGGGACGTCGTACGACGCGATCGACGCGGCGGCGGCCGACCTGAGCCTCGTCGGTGACAGCGTCGTACTGGAGCCGCTCGGGATGGTGAGCGAGCCGTACGACGAGGAACTGCGGGAAGCGCTCGCGGCGGCGCTGCCACCGGCCGCCACCACGCTGGCCGAGGTCTGCCGGCTGGACACGCTGATCGGGCAGGCCTTCGCCGCGGCGGCCGTCCGCGCGAACGCCGAACTGTGCGGCGGGCGGGCCGAGTTGGTGGCCTCGCACGGGCAGACCGGCCACCACTGGGTGGAGGGCGGCGCGGTGCGCGGCACGCTGCAACTGGGGCAGCCCGCCTGGATCGCGGAGGCGACCGGGCTGAGCGTGGTCGCCGATTTCCGGCCACGCGACATCGCCGCCGGGGGCCAGGGCGCACCCCTCGTCAGCCTCGTCGACCTGCTGTGGCTGCGCGGCCGTCCGGGCAACCCCGTCGCGCTCAACCTCGGCGGCATCGCCAACCTCACCGCCCCCGACGGCACCGCCTTCGACACGGGACCGGCGTGCGCGCTGATCGACGCGGCCGCGCGGGGCTTCAGCGGCGGCCGGCTCGCCTACGACGCGGAGGGTGCCCTCGCGGCCCGTGGAACGGTCCACGACTCGCTGCTGGAACGGCTGTCGAGCGAGCCGTACTACACGCTCCCCGCGCCGAAGACCACCGGCAAGGAGCTGTTCCACCTCGGCTATCTCCAGGACGCGCTCGCCGGTCTCGGCACGCTGCCCGCCGAGGACGTCATCGCGACGCTCACCCTGCTCACGGCCCGCACGGTCGCGGACGCGGTCCGGTCGGTGGCCGCGACGGAGGTCATCGCCTCGGGCGGCGGCACCCGCAACCCGGTCCTGATGGCCCTGCTCGCCGCCGAACTGCCGGGCGTCCCCCTGCGCACCTCCGACGAGCTGGGCCTCCCGTCCGCCGCGAAGGAGGCCTACGCCTTCGCCGTCCTCGGCTTCCTGACGGCCCACGGCCTTCCTGGAACGGTCCCGGCGAGCACCGGCGCCCGGCACCCGAGCGTGCTCGGTTCGGTGACGCCGGGGCGGCGTGGAGTGCGGCTGCCACCGGCCGCCGAGCACAGTCCCGTACGGCTGGTCCTGGGCTGA
- a CDS encoding MFS transporter, whose protein sequence is MKVFSDHSRPTPDRPAVRALVAGSVGNFIEWYEFGVYGYFATVIAARFFTPEGAGTAEGLVRTYASFALAFFFRPVGAALFGRLGDKVGRRPVLILVIALMTGATTLIGVLPTYATAGALAPWLLTFLRVVQGLSAGGEFGGAVSVLTEFAPPGRRGLYGAWQSFTVALGLLGGAGVAALLATMLDPGQLGDWGWRLAFLLTLPMGLGALWLRLRLEETPSFRGDAVREVPPAREMRAAIALGAGRVMGWAAAGYTFLVVLPSYLQSTLDASFQQALLATVLANVGFAVTILPAGLLSDRVGRRPVMLAGAALVVALSVPLLNLLQDDGTSNTVKGAWVFGAGAVVGLMAGPGPAMLSEMFPTSVRYTGLGLAYALSNAVFSGCAGLIITQSVRRTGNVDIPAYYAVAACAVSVLALAVTKNPAGKVGREDADAGDRADVRDVVRRDRRGGGRPEPRR, encoded by the coding sequence ATGAAGGTGTTTTCCGATCATTCCCGGCCCACCCCGGACAGGCCCGCCGTACGGGCTCTGGTCGCCGGGTCGGTGGGGAACTTCATCGAGTGGTACGAGTTCGGTGTCTACGGCTATTTCGCGACGGTGATCGCGGCGCGGTTCTTCACCCCGGAGGGCGCGGGAACGGCCGAGGGACTGGTGCGGACGTACGCCTCGTTCGCGCTGGCGTTCTTCTTCCGGCCGGTCGGCGCCGCCCTGTTCGGCCGGCTCGGGGACAAGGTGGGGCGGCGGCCGGTGCTGATCCTGGTGATCGCGCTGATGACGGGCGCGACGACGTTGATCGGCGTGCTGCCGACGTACGCGACGGCCGGTGCCCTCGCGCCGTGGCTGCTCACGTTTCTGAGGGTCGTTCAGGGACTGTCCGCGGGTGGGGAGTTCGGGGGTGCGGTGTCGGTGCTGACGGAGTTCGCGCCGCCGGGCCGGCGTGGGCTGTACGGGGCGTGGCAGTCGTTCACCGTGGCGCTCGGGCTGTTGGGCGGGGCGGGGGTCGCGGCACTGCTGGCGACGATGCTCGACCCCGGTCAACTGGGCGACTGGGGCTGGCGGTTGGCGTTCCTGCTGACGCTGCCGATGGGGCTGGGCGCGCTGTGGCTCCGGCTGCGGCTGGAGGAGACGCCGTCGTTCCGGGGCGACGCGGTACGGGAGGTGCCGCCCGCGCGTGAGATGCGTGCGGCGATCGCGCTGGGCGCCGGGCGGGTGATGGGGTGGGCGGCGGCCGGTTACACCTTCCTGGTGGTGCTGCCGTCGTATCTGCAGAGCACGCTGGACGCGAGCTTCCAACAGGCGCTGCTGGCCACGGTGTTGGCCAACGTCGGCTTCGCGGTGACCATCCTTCCGGCGGGGCTGCTGAGCGACCGGGTGGGGCGGCGGCCGGTGATGCTGGCGGGGGCCGCGCTGGTGGTGGCCTTGTCCGTGCCGCTGCTCAACCTCCTCCAGGATGACGGGACTTCGAACACGGTGAAGGGTGCGTGGGTGTTCGGGGCGGGTGCGGTGGTGGGGCTGATGGCGGGGCCGGGTCCGGCGATGCTCTCGGAGATGTTCCCGACGAGCGTGCGCTACACCGGTCTGGGACTCGCCTACGCCCTGTCCAATGCCGTGTTCTCGGGGTGTGCCGGGCTCATCATCACCCAGAGCGTGCGGCGGACCGGGAACGTGGACATCCCCGCGTACTACGCCGTGGCGGCATGCGCGGTGAGCGTGCTCGCGCTCGCCGTCACCAAGAACCCTGCGGGAAAGGTGGGTCGGGAGGATGCGGATGCGGGTGATCGGGCTGATGTCCGGGACGTCGTACGACGCGATCGACGCGGCGGCGGCCGACCTGAGCCTCGTCGGTGA
- a CDS encoding ATP-binding protein translates to MTEERPPEAASASLWERDEEVAGVAEAIDRLRADESSSGSLLMVRGEAGFGKTALLAETRRIAEARGCQVWQARGGETLRSVPFNVVRQLLQPALISLMPEEIREYLGDWYDIAGPALGVTEPGERQPDPQGVCDGLVAAVRRLAKRVWPLVLIVDDAHWADQETLRWLAAFAERLDDLSVLLVVARRPGEVSGESARYLDAIAAAAGPPATVLESLTPRATAGLTRATLGPHADGAFCREVWAVTDGNPYETVELLAKVQDSGLEPVEDAATELRELNRSARGGGLVARLDDLGFEATRFAWAAAILGTGISVNLVAKLATMSREEAGCCAELLRTARILTAPDPVASQAGAGELEFVHPLIASAVYDSIPGGVRTAMHGIAAQVVTDSGLGAASASRHLLKVHPDDDQELVEQLREAAREHLSIGAPDAARRCLERALLEPPLAETHAHVLFELGCATLLTAPATTIGHLQTALGMPGLDGHARVDAVFRLSQALLHNNQLEEAVRTVEAEAARYEPGAARMRLQAVQFMWEGIHAGEGISPGRSERLAALAGTCTGRDNSERALLILRGFDAMTHGENAEEVAEVCDRALVNGRLAPGLGWTDTEWGIEILMMLASAYAYTDRLDRAESLYNEALRAYVSAGWSGGHLSLAHAYIGLGHRRRGRLRDAEISLRESLRLAERVGRGLPLYWSATCNLVDTLLARGHVEEAWATAEQYGFTPPYPSTIVLPDPRCVRGRLLLAVGRTKDGINELEQAAKAATVRGHHNPVLVPWAVDLARALAVEDPTRAAQLASDARRQAEHFGTDTAIGEALRCAASLETGQRAVRLAAQAVAYLESSPCQYEHAAARVEYGIAARSVAEINRGLTLARSCGADGLVAQAREVLETGRGLR, encoded by the coding sequence ATGACGGAGGAACGACCTCCGGAGGCCGCCTCGGCCTCCCTGTGGGAGCGCGACGAGGAAGTCGCCGGTGTGGCGGAGGCGATCGACCGGCTGCGCGCCGACGAGTCGTCCTCGGGCAGCCTGCTGATGGTCCGGGGGGAGGCCGGGTTCGGCAAGACCGCGCTCCTGGCCGAGACCCGCCGTATCGCCGAGGCACGCGGCTGCCAGGTCTGGCAGGCCCGCGGCGGCGAGACCCTCAGGTCCGTCCCCTTCAACGTCGTACGGCAGTTGCTGCAGCCCGCCCTGATCTCGCTGATGCCCGAGGAGATCCGCGAGTACCTCGGCGACTGGTACGACATCGCGGGCCCCGCCCTCGGTGTCACCGAACCCGGCGAGCGGCAGCCCGACCCGCAGGGCGTGTGCGACGGACTGGTCGCCGCGGTGCGCCGGCTCGCCAAGCGCGTCTGGCCACTGGTCCTGATCGTCGACGACGCCCACTGGGCCGACCAGGAGACCCTGCGCTGGCTCGCCGCGTTCGCCGAACGCCTCGACGACCTGTCCGTCCTGCTCGTGGTCGCCCGCAGGCCCGGCGAGGTCAGCGGCGAGAGCGCCCGCTACCTGGACGCCATCGCCGCCGCGGCCGGACCGCCGGCCACCGTCCTGGAATCCCTCACCCCGAGGGCCACCGCGGGCCTCACCCGCGCCACCCTCGGCCCGCACGCGGACGGCGCGTTCTGCCGCGAGGTGTGGGCGGTCACCGACGGCAACCCGTACGAGACCGTCGAACTCCTCGCCAAGGTGCAGGACAGCGGACTCGAACCCGTCGAGGACGCGGCCACCGAACTGCGCGAGCTCAACCGCTCCGCGCGCGGCGGCGGACTCGTCGCCCGCCTGGACGACCTGGGCTTCGAGGCCACCCGGTTCGCCTGGGCCGCTGCCATCCTCGGCACCGGCATCTCCGTGAACCTGGTCGCCAAGCTCGCCACCATGAGCCGCGAGGAGGCGGGTTGCTGCGCCGAGCTGCTGCGCACCGCCCGCATCCTCACCGCACCCGACCCCGTCGCGTCCCAAGCCGGCGCCGGGGAGCTGGAGTTCGTCCACCCGCTGATCGCCAGCGCCGTCTACGACTCCATCCCGGGCGGCGTGCGTACGGCCATGCACGGCATCGCCGCCCAGGTCGTCACCGACTCCGGGCTCGGCGCCGCCTCCGCCTCACGGCACCTCCTCAAGGTGCACCCGGACGACGACCAGGAACTCGTCGAGCAGCTGCGCGAGGCGGCCCGCGAACACCTCTCCATCGGCGCCCCCGACGCCGCCCGCCGCTGTCTGGAGCGCGCCCTCCTGGAGCCGCCGCTCGCCGAGACCCACGCGCACGTGCTCTTCGAACTGGGCTGCGCCACCCTGCTCACCGCGCCCGCCACCACCATCGGCCACCTCCAGACCGCCCTCGGCATGCCCGGCCTCGACGGCCACGCGCGCGTGGACGCCGTTTTCCGCCTCTCCCAGGCCCTGCTCCACAACAACCAGCTGGAGGAGGCCGTCCGCACCGTCGAGGCGGAGGCCGCCCGGTACGAACCGGGCGCCGCCCGGATGCGGCTCCAGGCCGTGCAGTTCATGTGGGAGGGCATCCACGCGGGCGAGGGCATCTCCCCGGGACGCTCCGAGCGGCTCGCCGCACTCGCCGGCACCTGCACCGGCCGGGACAACTCCGAGCGGGCCCTGCTGATCCTGCGCGGCTTCGACGCCATGACCCACGGCGAGAACGCCGAGGAGGTCGCCGAGGTCTGCGACCGCGCCCTCGTCAACGGACGGCTCGCCCCCGGACTCGGCTGGACCGACACCGAGTGGGGCATCGAGATCCTCATGATGCTCGCCAGCGCGTACGCCTACACCGACCGCCTGGACCGCGCGGAGAGCCTGTACAACGAAGCCCTGCGCGCGTACGTCTCCGCGGGCTGGAGCGGCGGCCACCTCTCGCTGGCGCACGCCTACATCGGCCTCGGCCACCGCAGGCGCGGCCGCCTCCGCGACGCCGAGATCTCGCTGCGCGAGTCCCTGCGCCTCGCCGAGCGCGTCGGCCGCGGGCTGCCCCTGTACTGGTCGGCCACCTGCAACCTGGTCGACACGCTGCTGGCCCGCGGCCATGTCGAGGAGGCCTGGGCGACCGCCGAACAGTACGGCTTCACACCGCCGTACCCGTCCACCATCGTGCTGCCCGACCCGCGCTGCGTGCGAGGCCGACTCCTGCTCGCCGTCGGCCGCACGAAGGACGGCATCAACGAACTGGAACAGGCCGCGAAGGCGGCGACCGTACGCGGCCACCACAACCCGGTCCTCGTCCCCTGGGCCGTGGACCTCGCCCGCGCGCTCGCCGTCGAGGACCCGACCCGCGCGGCCCAACTCGCCTCGGACGCGCGCCGCCAGGCCGAACACTTCGGCACGGACACGGCGATCGGGGAGGCCCTCCGCTGTGCCGCTTCGCTGGAAACGGGGCAGCGGGCGGTGCGCCTCGCGGCGCAGGCCGTCGCTTACCTGGAGTCCTCGCCGTGCCAGTACGAGCATGCGGCGGCGCGGGTGGAGTACGGGATCGCCGCGCGGTCCGTGGCGGAGATCAACAGGGGGCTGACGCTTGCGCGTTCGTGCGGGGCGGACGGGTTGGTGGCGCAGGCGCGGGAGGTGTTGGAGACGGGGAGGGGGTTGCGGTGA
- the pcaB gene encoding 3-carboxy-cis,cis-muconate cycloisomerase: MTPADPSDTGLLAPGWTGSPAASATSDTAYLRALLDAESALTRAQAALGLAPAEAATAVTTAADADRFDIRSLVDRSRAGGNPVIPLVADLTKAVGGEYGPYVHRGATSQDIMDTATMLVASRTLDLVLTDLTRTEHALARLAAAHRDTAMPGRTLTQHAVPTTFGLKAAGWRSLVLDARDRVRAVRGTLPVQLGGAAGTLAAFTAYGAEDALALPDAYARELGLAAPLLPWHTLRTPIADLAGCLAFAAGALGKVAADVLVLCRTEIAEVSEGSGGGSSAMPHKANPVRSTLIAAAARRAPQLAAVLYGSLVAEDERPAGAWHAEWEPLRDLLRLVGGAARDAAELTEGLRVHPDVMREHLDLTHGLIVSERLSAELAPLLGRTRAKELLTEVVRRTYAEGRSLAELLAEEPELKDLALSALTDPARYTGSAGALTDRALERR; the protein is encoded by the coding sequence GTGACACCTGCCGACCCGTCGGACACCGGCCTGCTCGCCCCCGGGTGGACCGGCTCCCCCGCCGCGTCCGCGACGAGCGACACCGCGTATCTACGGGCCCTGCTCGACGCGGAGTCCGCCCTCACCCGCGCCCAGGCCGCCCTGGGTCTCGCCCCCGCCGAGGCGGCGACGGCGGTGACGACCGCGGCCGACGCCGACCGCTTCGACATCCGCTCCCTCGTGGACCGGTCCAGGGCCGGCGGAAACCCGGTGATCCCGCTGGTCGCGGATCTGACGAAGGCGGTCGGCGGGGAGTACGGCCCGTACGTCCACCGGGGTGCGACCAGCCAGGACATCATGGACACGGCCACGATGCTGGTCGCGTCCCGCACCCTGGACCTGGTCCTGACCGACCTGACCCGCACGGAGCACGCGCTGGCCCGACTGGCCGCCGCTCACCGTGACACCGCGATGCCGGGCCGGACACTCACCCAGCACGCCGTACCGACGACGTTCGGGCTGAAGGCGGCCGGGTGGCGGTCGCTGGTGCTCGACGCGCGGGATCGCGTGCGGGCGGTAAGGGGCACGCTGCCCGTCCAACTCGGCGGCGCGGCGGGCACGTTGGCCGCCTTCACGGCGTACGGCGCCGAGGACGCACTGGCACTCCCGGATGCCTACGCCCGCGAACTCGGCCTGGCGGCACCGCTGTTGCCCTGGCACACACTCCGGACGCCGATCGCCGACCTCGCCGGGTGCCTGGCCTTCGCGGCGGGCGCGCTGGGCAAGGTCGCCGCCGACGTCCTCGTCCTGTGCCGTACGGAGATCGCCGAGGTCTCCGAGGGCAGCGGCGGCGGCTCATCGGCCATGCCGCACAAGGCGAATCCCGTACGGTCCACGCTGATCGCCGCCGCCGCGCGCCGGGCACCGCAGCTCGCGGCCGTCCTCTACGGCTCGCTGGTCGCCGAGGACGAGCGGCCGGCCGGGGCCTGGCACGCCGAGTGGGAACCGCTCAGGGACCTGCTGCGGCTGGTCGGCGGGGCAGCGCGCGATGCCGCCGAACTGACCGAGGGGCTGCGGGTGCACCCCGACGTGATGCGTGAACACCTGGATCTCACCCATGGGTTGATCGTCTCCGAGCGGCTGTCGGCCGAACTGGCGCCGCTGCTGGGCCGGACCCGGGCGAAGGAACTGCTCACGGAGGTCGTCCGGCGGACGTACGCCGAGGGCCGTTCGCTCGCTGAACTCCTCGCCGAGGAGCCGGAGTTGAAGGATCTCGCCCTCTCCGCACTCACCGACCCCGCCCGTTACACGGGTTCCGCCGGAGCCCTCACCGACCGTGCCTTGGAGCGACGTTGA
- the pcaG gene encoding protocatechuate 3,4-dioxygenase subunit alpha encodes MTKIDTSRPESVLPTPSHTVGPFYGYALPFPGGGDIAPVGHPDTITVQGYIYDGEGNPLPDAFVELWGPDPEGNLSTTDGSIRRDPASGGYLGRNGVEFTGWGRIQTDANGHWYARTLRPGARGGNAPYLSACVFARGLLVHLFTRVYLPGDDAALAADPLLSGLDPARRGTLIAQDDGKGTYRFDIRLQGEGETVFLEFQ; translated from the coding sequence ATGACGAAGATCGACACGAGCCGCCCGGAGTCCGTGCTGCCGACCCCGTCGCACACGGTCGGCCCCTTCTACGGCTACGCGCTGCCGTTTCCCGGCGGCGGTGACATCGCGCCCGTCGGACACCCGGACACGATCACCGTCCAGGGCTACATCTACGACGGCGAGGGCAACCCGCTGCCCGACGCCTTCGTGGAACTCTGGGGCCCCGACCCCGAGGGCAACCTCTCCACGACCGACGGATCGATCCGGCGCGACCCGGCCAGCGGCGGCTACCTCGGCCGCAACGGCGTGGAGTTCACCGGCTGGGGCCGCATCCAGACGGACGCCAACGGCCACTGGTACGCACGGACACTGCGACCGGGTGCGCGCGGCGGGAACGCCCCGTACCTCAGCGCGTGCGTCTTCGCGCGCGGACTGCTGGTGCACCTCTTCACCCGCGTCTACCTCCCGGGCGACGACGCCGCGCTCGCCGCGGACCCGCTGCTGTCCGGGCTGGACCCGGCGCGGCGCGGCACGCTGATCGCCCAGGACGACGGCAAGGGCACATACCGTTTCGACATCCGCCTTCAGGGCGAAGGCGAAACGGTCTTCCTGGAGTTCCAGTGA
- the pcaH gene encoding protocatechuate 3,4-dioxygenase subunit beta gives MALTQHDIDLEIAAEHATYEKRVADGAPVEHHPRRDYAPYRSSLLRHPKQPPVTIDVSKDPELVELASPAFGERDITEIDNDLTRQHNGEPIGERITVSGRLLDRSGRPISGQLVEIWQANSAGRYAHQREQHDAPLDPNFTGFGRTLTDDEGNYRFTTVQPGPYPWRNHVNAWRPAHIHFSMFGTAFTQRLVTQMYFPSDPLFPYDPIIQSVTDDAARQRLVATYDHSLSVPEFSMGYHWDIVLDGPHATWIEEGR, from the coding sequence ATGGCTCTCACCCAGCACGACATCGACCTCGAAATAGCGGCCGAGCACGCGACGTACGAGAAGCGGGTCGCCGACGGCGCGCCGGTCGAGCACCACCCGCGCCGCGACTACGCCCCATACCGTTCCTCGCTGCTGCGCCACCCGAAACAGCCGCCGGTCACCATCGACGTCTCGAAGGACCCGGAGCTGGTGGAGCTGGCCTCGCCCGCGTTCGGCGAGCGGGACATCACGGAGATCGACAACGACCTCACCCGGCAGCACAACGGCGAGCCGATCGGGGAGCGGATCACCGTCTCCGGGCGGCTGTTGGACCGGTCCGGGCGGCCGATCAGCGGCCAGCTGGTCGAGATCTGGCAGGCGAACTCGGCCGGCCGCTACGCCCACCAGCGCGAGCAGCACGACGCCCCGCTGGACCCCAACTTCACCGGTTTCGGGCGCACGTTGACCGACGACGAGGGCAACTACCGCTTCACGACCGTCCAGCCGGGCCCCTACCCCTGGCGCAACCACGTCAACGCCTGGCGACCGGCGCACATCCACTTCTCCATGTTCGGCACGGCGTTCACCCAACGGCTCGTGACGCAGATGTACTTCCCGAGCGACCCGCTGTTCCCGTACGACCCGATCATCCAGTCGGTGACGGACGACGCAGCACGGCAGCGCCTCGTCGCGACGTACGACCACAGCCTGTCGGTGCCCGAGTTCTCGATGGGCTACCACTGGGACATCGTGCTCGACGGCCCGCACGCCACCTGGATCGAAGAAGGACGCTGA
- a CDS encoding thiolase family protein, with the protein MNPVYIVDAVRTPIGRYSGGLASVRPDDLAAHALRELLARTPDLDRSRIDDVYFGNANGAGEENRNVARMAGLLAGLPTSVPGVTVNRLCASGLEAVIQAARAIAVGDASIAVAGGVESMTRAPYVLPKSDRPFPAGHTELYSTTLGWRMVNPAMNPEWTIPLGESAELIADKHKIGREQQDEFALASHQKAAQAQAAGLFDGEIAPVAIPQRKGDPVLFGADESVRADASLAAMAKLKPSFRTENGTVTAGNASPLNDGAAALLLVDEEGLKATGRQPLARVSATGVSAIDPQYFGLAPVEAVNRALTKAGKGFDDLSVLELNEAFAAQVLGCVAEWPEFDPAILNPQGGAIALGHPLGASGARLAGTVAHQLARKGTGVGVATLCIGVGQGLALVLER; encoded by the coding sequence GTGAACCCGGTCTACATCGTCGACGCCGTCCGCACCCCCATCGGCAGGTACAGCGGAGGCCTCGCCTCGGTCCGTCCCGACGACCTCGCGGCCCACGCCCTCCGGGAACTCCTCGCCCGCACGCCCGACTTGGACCGGTCCCGCATCGACGACGTCTACTTCGGCAACGCCAACGGCGCCGGCGAGGAGAACCGCAACGTCGCCCGCATGGCCGGCCTCCTCGCGGGCCTGCCCACCTCCGTGCCGGGCGTGACGGTCAACCGGCTCTGCGCCTCCGGCCTCGAAGCGGTCATCCAGGCGGCCCGCGCGATCGCGGTCGGGGACGCCTCCATCGCCGTGGCGGGCGGGGTGGAGTCGATGACCCGCGCGCCGTACGTGCTGCCCAAGTCGGACCGGCCCTTCCCCGCCGGGCACACGGAGTTGTACTCGACCACGCTCGGCTGGCGCATGGTCAACCCGGCCATGAACCCGGAGTGGACCATCCCGCTCGGCGAGAGCGCGGAGCTGATCGCCGACAAGCACAAGATCGGCCGCGAGCAGCAGGACGAGTTCGCGCTCGCGAGTCATCAGAAGGCGGCACAAGCGCAGGCGGCCGGCCTCTTCGACGGCGAGATCGCCCCCGTCGCCATCCCGCAGCGCAAGGGCGACCCGGTCCTCTTCGGCGCCGACGAGTCCGTACGGGCGGACGCGTCCCTCGCCGCCATGGCCAAGCTCAAGCCGTCGTTCCGCACGGAGAACGGGACGGTCACCGCGGGCAACGCGTCGCCGCTCAACGACGGTGCCGCGGCCCTGCTGTTGGTCGACGAGGAAGGGCTCAAGGCGACCGGTCGTCAGCCCCTCGCCCGCGTCTCCGCGACCGGCGTCTCGGCGATCGACCCGCAGTACTTCGGACTCGCTCCGGTAGAAGCCGTCAACCGCGCACTCACCAAGGCGGGCAAGGGATTTGACGACCTGTCAGTCCTGGAGCTCAACGAGGCATTCGCCGCGCAGGTGCTCGGATGTGTCGCCGAGTGGCCCGAGTTCGACCCGGCGATCCTCAACCCCCAGGGCGGAGCCATCGCCCTCGGCCATCCGCTCGGCGCCTCCGGTGCCCGCCTCGCCGGCACCGTCGCCCACCAACTCGCCCGCAAGGGCACGGGAGTTGGCGTCGCGACCCTCTGCATCGGCGTGGGCCAGGGCCTGGCCCTCGTCCTCGAACGGTAG